The Macrobrachium nipponense isolate FS-2020 chromosome 1, ASM1510439v2, whole genome shotgun sequence genome includes a window with the following:
- the LOC135219602 gene encoding mucin-2-like isoform X3 has protein sequence MSTEARASPSGGRDSVESLPTQPYPPHFYPAPNYQGGPQPPWIPGQLPPGVSGPWPPPWAYPGPPPGWSPTASGGKISPHSSTVPMPSDEYTVDTMRRIYNDDDGRIEIQRVKVQRRQPEGSAAVMFPPPGDPKSLVPVGSFPLNEKRPPPRKNKMKRQMELMKSLQGQQGSYPWYPYMPCMPYPYPYPYYYGGGCVWPGGMPPPPLTPWPGSDDSERTTSRQESLPATLDSQRLESRVSVTSNNSHSPIFQRSPSPAATTHSIAPSDSISVCGYKAEDSMSFSIRGPTPPPRRSRGPTDKKLRAIMAPSDDVSDAGDKISIITTSTDIVPYQKPPRRKRKSKMASISDVSYLDQKDIDSLSDRSSIASEITCDDSRLNSELSYAFQKFEKSVDVFKSKVSVESTPVNTPPRSPSPIILHSKDTAVSAEDNTTIPQSEDTVGEDTDTYIVNNTDSLQDKQPSTVSYSSLPPLETVPSDSTSLSVTTKEETAQEVSKSQQETNSQKVLTTASEDTTSTLVKPTDGNLIPVEGTDTTSTTAADIPIKTASQSIHETVASTTESNAMTSNIPYTSSSDTTVPSLSTSTDNSQLQTDTKETKEKDSSQPTLAGKLEVTEAELDASSGRDSRLSSSTFFSIRPSDDPLHLDTDSTDILLPTTDATTADEGGEGTDWTASSPVAEDTESYQWVLQQPGEIPDLTCSTADREDERRNAWRAEVSLWRARLVVSLCRGRGLDRQDWATFHLLVHHPLTLDLKLSILHAPRLCVANSTTGAALVRVALIHLAQYGETLLQPEASRQLGWRSIKVDPNQSWAPVKGAVEILKALGYQEREENVLRYPRRSKTEVSVLARLTLDMLVLAEELRLYLTGTHQYPTNISDLFFPSSVPSSKPSDGSQILQDLPRPPSSTGSYSYMSAQSNTSLNHRPSSQASSVTDEETETLQVSVKQAKAKKIKQPSSSDEEVTLKEDLVNKSETTKESSKVDISSNEKAEENSSNAEILIENKNLHAPEKAEAADMPSLLVQSTTSLDMSSLPDLQSIRSSTTSLINPSTKEPDKDTSVTPATTPIPDTPKGSEETKDNPEEHIYEEIDVIRQQVQALRASSVPVDTPPPLPPKKKVSSGGEDDSGLSLTYPHMEWTSASMPGSLRGGSTGARRKKRRAPMPPDFMPPDWKPYENRPRDDEQGKVEKSTNDSKRSLNPFYEDIDSVKSQVKELNKDYENKVKAKQLKNDDGNPFEKDEYIISGYVGKNPFYEDIEEEDTEKPKIVSRSAASTPLNNTPGLCPMGSLLELQDESILIKAKRKAPRPPSTDPSSRTATPQPQKSTSPQPPKHPPTVPPPRPPSSPPPPRPPSSPIPKHPPTTPPPKPPLSQEQLGTKTDMTSQTTNSIKDNKTEEIKNEKEKTKARNIVGNAIKASLQKLQIQHPNIPPPPPPPKLDDEDDGLPNITTDHAASQNPSQPTPSLFDDIPYMDAHDLNVDKEMKKPDPAPQYEIPELPGKDGIPPAPPLSPTTLRQTALLLRGHRSVPFIDESDLPPDCPPPPPPTSPPDSTTETPKASPPETPHTSPPETPKTSRPGTPCTSSPSSPITITQVATDSVAEPSLNSPLKGENIETLKITVHIRDPNKEGMSDMTENSQINIMNEETNTTKNETKIETVSTQSKLPQDTAQKEPATKITEDPCVPPPLPPKAGTSQNSNDDPYANQSVTSSRSGEKSDFLESSKQADKVSTTSEETTAKLEPLEEQQNDETSSKPLQQENEQEERYEIPEVIRETALSIGPEGMRR, from the exons ATGTCCACCGAGGCAAGAGCATCACCTAGTGGTGGTCGGGATAGTGTGGAGAGCCTTCCCACCCAGCCCTACCCACCCCACTTTTACCCAGCTCCCAATTATCAAGGAGGCCCCCAGCCACCATGGATACCTGGACAGCTCCCTCCAGGAGTGTCGGGCCCATGGCCTCCACCCTGGGCATACCCTGGACCTCCTCCTGGATGGTCTCCCACAGCATCTGGAGGAAAGATAAGTCCTCACAGCAGCACGGTTCCCATGCCTTCAGACGAATACACTGTGGACACAATGAGACGAATCTACAACGACGATGACGGCCGCATCGAGATACAAAGGGTAAAAGTGCAACGACGTCAGCCTGAAGGTTCTGCGGCTGTCATGTTTCCACCCCCGGGTGATCCAAAGAGTCTTGTCCCcgttggctcttttcctctcaaTGAAAAGAGACCACCACCtcgaaagaataaaatgaaacgaCAGATGGAACTCATGAAGTCTCTTCAAGGACAACAGGGATCTTATCCTTGGTATCCATATATGCCATGCATGCCATATCCTTATCCATATCCATACTATTATGGAGGAGGATGCGTGTGGCCTGGGGGTATGCCTCCACCACCACTAACTCCATGGCCTGGAAGTGATGACAGTGAAAGAACAACATCCCGCCAAGAATCTCTTCCAGCAACGCTAGATTCCCAGCGCCTCGAGTCTCGTGTATCAGTGACATCTAATAATTCTCATTCCCCCATTTTTCAACGGTCCCCATCACCAGCAGCTACAACTCATAGCATTGCACCATCTGACAGCATATCAGTCTGTGGATACAAAGCTGAAGACTCAATGAGTTTCAGTATACGTGGACCAACGCCACCTCCTCGCAGGAGTCGGGGACCTACAGACAAAAAGCTGCGAGCTATAATGGCTCCAAGTGATGATGTATCAGATGCAGGAGATAAGATTTCCATTATTACTACTAGTACTGACATTGTGCCATATCAAAAACCACCTCGGAGAAAACGAAAATCAAAGATGGCAAGCATTAGTGACGTAAGCTACTTAGACCAAAAAGATATTGATAGTCTTAGTGACCGAAgcagtattgcatcagaaattacatgtgatgatTCAAGACTAAATTCAGAACTTTCATATGCATTTCAAAAGTTTGAAAAGTCAGTAGATGTTTTTAAGTCAAAAGTTTCTGTTGAGTCAACACCTGTTAACACTCCACCTCGATCACCTTCTCCCATCATTTTGCATTCCAAAGATACCGCTGTCTCTGCAGAGGATAACACTACAATTCCACAGTCTGAGGACACTGTTGGTGAGGATACAGATACTTATATTGTTAATAATACAGACAGTCTTCAAGATAAGCAACCATCAACTGTATCATATTCATCTCTTCCACCACTGGAAACTGTTCCATCTGATTCTACATCACTATCTGTAACTACAAAAGAAGAAACTGCACAGGAAGTTAGTAAGTCACAACAAGAAACGAATTCACAGAAAGTGCTAACAACCGCCTCTGAAGATACTACAAGTACTTTAGTGAAACCTACTGACGGAAACTTAATACCAGTTGAGGGAACTGATACAACATCCACAACAGCAGCTGATATACCAATAAAAACAGCTTCCCAGTCTATACATGAAACAGTTGCATCTACTACAGAGTCAAATGCCAtgacatcaaacataccatacACCTCATCAAGTGATACAACAGTACCTTCATTGTCCACATCTACAGACAACTCTCAACTGCAAACAGACACCAAAGAGACGAAAGAAAAAGATTCTTCGCAACCAACTCTTGCTGGGAAACTTGAAGTGACTGAAGCAGAACTGGATGCGTCTAGTGGCCGAGACTCAAGGCTAAGCTCAAGTACTTTCTTCTCTATTCGTCCTTCTGATGACCCTCTCCACCTTGACACAGATTCCACTGACATCTTGCTTCCAACTACTGATGCCACCACTGCAGACGAG GGTGGTGAGGGAACAGATTGGACAGCGAGTAGCCCAGTGGCAGAAGATACCGAGAGTTATCAGTGGGTCTTACAGCAACCTGGGGAGATACCAGATCTAACATGTTCAACAGCCGATCGTGAAGATGAGAGACGTAATGCGTGGCGTGCTGAAGTTAG CTTATGGCGTGCACGCTTGGTGGTATCACTCTGCCGAGGCAGAGGACTTGATCGCCAGGATTGGGCCACATTTCACCTGCTAGTGCATCATCCTTTAACATTAGACTTGAAACTATCCATTTTGCATGCACCTCGTCTCTGTGTTGCAAATTCAACCACTGGAGCAGCACTTGTAAGAGTTGCACTTATCCACCTTGCTCAATATGGAGAAACACTTCTGCAACCAGAAGCTAGTCGACAGCTAGGCTGGAGATCTATAAAAGTTGATCCTAACCAGTCTTGGGCACCAGTCAAG GGCGCAGTGGAAATTCTAAAGGCACTTGgttatcaagagagagaagaaaatgtgCTACGATATCCCAGAAGATCTAAGACTGAGGTATCTGTCTTAGCCCGATTAACACTGGATATGCTGGTTTTAGCTGAGGAGCTGCGTCTTTATCTAACTGGAACACACCAGTATCCTACAAATATCTCAGACCTTTTCTTCCcatcctcagtgccttcttccaAACCTTCAGATGGATCTCAGATATTGCAAGACTTACCAAGACCACCTTCCTCAACTGGCTCTTACAGCTATATGTCTGCACAATCTAACACTTCACTAAACCACAGGCCAAGTAGTCAGGCATCATCTGTCACAGATGAAGAAACTGAAACACTTCAAGTATCAGTAAAACAAGCTAAAGCCAAAAAGATTAAACAGCCTTCTTCTTCAGATGAAGAGGTTACCTTAAAAGAGGATTTAGTTAATAAATCAGAGACAACAAAAGAAAGCAGCAAAGTTGACATATCATCTAACGAAAAAGCAGAGGAAAATTCTTCTAATGCTGAAATATTAATAGAGAACAAGAATCTGCATGCCCCAGAGAAAGCAGAAGCAGCAGACATGCCCTCCTTACTTGTGCAATCAACTACAAGTTTAGATATGTCGAGCCTCCCAGATTTACAGTCTATTCGATCTAGTACTACTTCACTCATAAATCCTTCAACAAAGGAACCCGATAAAGACACATCTGTTACACCTGCAACAACACCAATACCTGACACTCCAAAAGGATCTGAAGAAACAAAGGACAATCCAGAAGAACATATTTATGAGGAAATTGATGTGATTCGCCAACAAGTCCAAGCTTTAAGGGCTTCAAGTGTTCCTGTAGATACACCACCTCCACTTCCACCAAAAAAGAAAGTTAGCTCAGGTGGCGAAGATGATTCTGGACTCAGTCTCACATACCCTCATATGGAATGGACATCAGCATCAATGCCAGGCTCATTACGAGGAGGCTCAACTGGAGCAAGGAGGAAGAAGCGCAGAGCACCAATGCCACCTGACTTCATGCCTCCGGACTGGAAGCCGTATGAAAACAGACCTAGAGATGATGAGCAAGGGAAAGTAGAAAAGTCTACAAATGACAGCAAACGATCATTAAATCCATTTTATGAGGACATTGACTCTGTAAAATCTCAAGTAAAAGAACTTAACAAAGATTACGAAAATAAAGTGAAGGCAAAGCAGCTCAAAAATGATGATGGAAATCCATTTGAAAAAGATGAGTATATTATATCTGGATATGTAGGGAAAAATCCTTTCTATGAGGACATAGAGGAGGAAGATACAGAGAAACCAAAAATTGTTTCACGCTCAGCTGCATCCACTCCACTAAACAATACTCCTGGTCTTTGTCCCATGGGCTCTCTTTTAGAGCTACAGGATGAAAGCATACTtataaaagctaaaagaaaagCACCAAGACCACCCTCTACTGATCCTTCAAGTAGAACAGCAACACCGCAACCACAGAAGTCTACATCTCCTCAGCCACCAAAGCACCCACCCACTGTGCCTCCCCCGCGACCACCTTCTTCTCCACCACCCCCAAGGCCACCATCTTCTCCAATACCCAAGCATCCTCCTACAACTCCACCACCTAAACCACCTCTATCACAGGAACAACTTGGAACCAAAACTGACATGACATCTCAAACCACAAACTCTATAAAAGAcaataaaacagaagaaataaagaatgaaaaagaaaagactaAAGCCAGAAATATAGTAGGAAATGCTATCAAAGCATCACTACAGAAACTTCAGATCCAGCATCCCAATATACCACCACCCCCACCACCTCCAAAGctggatgatgaggatgatggtCTGCCCAACATTACAACAGACCATGCAGCAAGTCAAAATCCTTCACAGCCAACGCCATCACTTTTTGACGACATTCCTTACATGGATGCACATGACTTGAATGTGGACAAAGAGATGAAAAAACCAGATCCTGCACCTCAGTACGAAATTCCAGAATTACCTGGCAAAGATGGCATCCCACCAGCACCTCCCCTGTCACCAACTACACTGAGACAAACAGCTCTTTTACTTAGAGGTCATCGCAGTGTTCCTTTCATTGATGAATCAGATCTACCGCCAGActgtcccccacccccacccccaacatctCCACCTGATTCAACAACAGAGACTCCCAAGGCCTCACCACCAGAGACTCCGCATACATCACCTCCAGAAACCCCTAAAACTTCTCGACCTGGAACACCTTGCACATCTTCTCCTTCATCCCCCATTACCATCACACAGGTTGCTACAGACTCAGTTGCAGAACCTTCACTGAACTCCCCTTTGAAGGGCGAAAATATTGAGACCTTAAAAATAACAGTGCATATTAGGGATCCAAATAAAGAAGGAATGTCAGACATGACAGAGAACAGTCAAATAAACATAATGAATGAAGaaacaaatacaacaaagaatgaaacaaaaatagaaacagtTTCAACTCAGTCAAAACTGCCACAAGATACAGCACAAAAAGAACCAGCAACCAAAATCACAGAAGATCCCTGTGTACCGCCCCCTCTACCACCAAAGGCTGGTACATCTCAAAACTCAAATGATGACCCTTATGCAAATCAGTCAGTCACAAGCTCAAGGTCCGGAGAAAAATCAGATTTTCTAGAATCTTCAAAACAAGCAGACAAAGTATCTACAACTTCTGAAGAAACCACTGCAAAATTAGAGCCCTTAGAAGAACAACAAAATGATGAGACGTCTTCAAAACCACTACAACAGGAGAACGAACAAGAGGAGCGATACGAAATTCCCGAAGTCATAAGAGAAACTGCTCTCTCTATTGGGCCTGAAGGCATG